One genomic segment of Sorex araneus isolate mSorAra2 chromosome X, mSorAra2.pri, whole genome shotgun sequence includes these proteins:
- the LOC129399996 gene encoding 60S ribosomal protein L17-like produces the protein MVRYSLDPENPKKSCKSQGSNFHMHFKNNRETAQAIKGMHIRKATKCLKDVTLQKQCVPFRRYNGGVGRCAQAKQWGWTQGRWPKKSAEFLLHVLKNAESDAELKGVDVDSLIIEHIQVNKAPKMRRRTYRAHGRTNPYMSSPCHIEMILTEKEQIVPKPEEEVAQKKKIS, from the coding sequence ATGGTGCGCTACTCGCTGGACCCCGAGAACCCCAAGAAATCATGCAAGTCCCAGGGCTCGAACTTTCACATGCACTTTAAGAACAATCGGGAAACGGCTCAGGCCATCAAGGGCATGCATATCAGAAAGGCCACTAAGTGCTTGAAGGATGTCACTCTGCAGAAGCAGTGTGTGCCCTTCCGGCGTTACAACGGTGGCGTTGGGAGGTGTGCCCAGGCCAAGCAGTGGGGCTGGACACAGGGTCGTTGGCCCAAAAAGAGTGCTGAATTCTTACTGCACGTGCTTAAAAATGCAGAAAGTGATGCTGAACTCAAGGGTGTAGATGTAGATTCTCTGATCATTGAGCATATCCAGGTGAACAAAGCACCCAAGATGCGCCGCAGAACTTACAGGGCTCATGGGCGAACTAACCCCTACATGAGCTCTCCTTGCCACATTGAGATGATTCTTACTGAAAAAGAACAGATTGTTCCTAAACCTGAAGAGGAAGTTgcacagaagaaaaagatatcataG